The following coding sequences lie in one Candidatus Polarisedimenticolaceae bacterium genomic window:
- the rplK gene encoding 50S ribosomal protein L11 has product MAKKITGYIKLHIPAGKATPAPPVGPALGQQGVNIMEFCKQFNARTAKGEGIVTPVVITVFQDHSFTFVTKTPPAGVLLARAAKVEKGSGVPNKNKVGKVSRAQVEEIARMKLPDLNTTDVAAAVRIIEGSARSMGIEIVG; this is encoded by the coding sequence ATGGCGAAGAAGATCACCGGCTACATCAAGCTCCACATTCCCGCCGGCAAGGCGACCCCGGCCCCTCCCGTGGGACCGGCGCTCGGCCAGCAGGGCGTGAACATCATGGAGTTCTGCAAGCAGTTCAACGCCCGCACGGCGAAGGGCGAGGGGATCGTCACCCCCGTCGTCATCACCGTGTTCCAGGACCACTCGTTCACGTTCGTGACCAAGACCCCCCCCGCGGGCGTGTTGCTCGCGCGTGCGGCGAAGGTGGAGAAGGGGTCGGGCGTCCCGAACAAGAACAAGGTCGGCAAGGTCAGCCGGGCCCAGGTCGAGGAGATCGCCAGGATGAAGCTCCCCGACCTGAACACGACGGACGTCGCCGCCGCGGTGCGGATCATCGAAGGAAGCGCTCGGTCCATGGGGATCGAGATCGTCGGTTAG